One Peromyscus leucopus breed LL Stock chromosome 2, UCI_PerLeu_2.1, whole genome shotgun sequence DNA window includes the following coding sequences:
- the LOC114695845 gene encoding uncharacterized protein LOC114695845: MEKLQPLTGDDSPREMLSAKVFDAAISALGDTLNLSAADEAVTSRRSALLGNGGVFLSLSASPTENCLSIPGSGLNCRRGENSHSRLRSVSVGCSASASLKVGSACARAAREGGSALGARGSRRRRGECPQVRRCARAGRGGLGGCGGSAREAEARTPLARARAHRRSHPARRAARAHLHFLNEPLDGCGGAAAARRKDRRGAAGCRGDGRPEPGWPGSTSTPGWARRAPAGYRAPGSVGPAVLNILHPSLCIPSSRSTRNSESWG; encoded by the exons ATGGAAAAGCTGCAGCCTCTGACAGGCGATGATAGTCCAAGAGAAATGCTATCTGCAAAAGTTTTTGATGCAGCGATTTCAGCCTTAGGAGACACCTTAAACCTCTCAGCGGCTGATGAGGCTGTCACA AGCCGCCGCTCCGCTCTCCTCGGGAACGGAGGagtcttcctttccctttctgccAGTCCAACGGAGAACTGTCTTTCTATTCCCGGGTCCGGGCTCAACTGCAGACGGGGAGAGAACAGCCACAGCCGGCTGCGCTCCGTGTCGGTGGGCTGCAGCGCTTCGGCTTCTTTAAAAGTGGGCTCTGCGTGTGCGAGGGCGGCGCGGGAGGGCGGCAGCGCGCTCGGAGCCCGCGGGTCCCGCAGACGCCGGGGCGAGTGCCCGCAGGTGCGGCGGTGCgcgcgggcggggcggggcgggctgGGCGGCTGCGGCGGGAGCGCCCGGGAGGCTGAGGCTCGCACTCCGCTGGCTCGCGCTCGCGCGCACAGGCGCTCGCACCCGGCCCGGCGCGCCGCCCGCGCTCACCTGCATTTCCTTAACGAGCCACTTGATGGCTGCGGCGGCGCGGCCGCGGCCCGCAGGAAGGACCGGCGGGGGGCGGCAGGATGCCGAGGCGACGGGAGACCCGAGCCTGGGTGGCCAGGCTCAACCTCGACCCCGGGCTGGGCGCGGAGAGCACCTGCCGGCTACCGGGCGCCGGGCAGCGTCGGGCCAG ctGTGCTGAATATTCTTCATCCTTCTCTTTGCATTCCCAGCTCCAGATCCACAAGGAACTCAGAATCCTGGGGATAA